A window from Pagrus major chromosome 4, Pma_NU_1.0 encodes these proteins:
- the cdkn2aip gene encoding CDKN2A-interacting protein: MAGERSGEDIVSDYLGQNPQLAQWVETLRGYCETNKQWVARREFILRNMETFPTVEPGVPSSSLDRLLSLSMVWANNVFLGCSYPQAVMDKIKEMGEGIVVIDAPTHRTTMDGVMAKGKRSATTEADADSCVKKAKCGPNELDSRPAGRTATRAAGQKSGPPPQAPAEHQPFFNRLYKAVAWKLVSAGGFGPNLDHFEILRSCVESCKQTLSCVFVPLKDIAGLPAGRTQKEGHVCEIRCQTVYMGTGYGRDESAAKAMASKEALKAFQGRKVTVKICRRRYKGRDVEDLMLLDEQPRSQGFPPALSYPFQDEQLEDGSS, encoded by the exons ATGGCGGGGGAGAGGAGCGGAGAGGACATAGTTTCAGATTACCTGGGCCAGAATCCGCAGCTGGCCCAGTGGGTCGAGACTTTAAGGGGCTACTGTGAGACCAACAAACAGTGGGTGGCTCGTAGAGAGTTCATCCTGAGGAACATGGAGACTTTCCCCACTGTGGAGCCGGGAGTCCCCAGCAGCAGTCTGGACAGGCTGCTGTCTCTGTCCATGGTGTGGGCCAATAACGTTTTCCTGGGCTGCAG CTATCCTCAGGCTGTGATGGACAAGATCAAGGAGATGGGTGAGGGGATAGTTGTCATAGATGCCCCGACTCACAGAACCACAATGGATGGAGTCATGGCCAAAGGAAAGAGGAGCGCCACGACTG AGGCCGAtgctgacagctgtgtgaagaAAGCCAAATGTGGGCCTAATGAGCTCGACAGTCGACCTGCTGGGAGGACAGCTACACGGGCCGCGGGTCAAAAATCAGGACCTCCTCCTCAGGCTCCAGCAGAGCACCAGCCCTTCTTCAACCGCCTCTACAAGGCAGTGGCTTGGAAGTTGGTGTCGGCTGGGGGCTTCGGCCCCAACTTGGACCATTTTGAAATACTCCGGAGCTGCGTGGAGTCGTGTAAACAGACCctgtcctgtgtgtttgtgccactGAAGGACATTGCAGGTCTCCCCGCAGGTCGCACGCAGAAGGAAGGCCACGTGTGTGAGATTCGCTGTCAGACTGTTTACATGGGGACAGGATATGGGCGTGATGAGTCAGCTGCCAAAGCCATGGCTTCCAAAGAGGCCCTAAAAGCTTTTCAGGGGCGAAAAGTGACTGTAAAGATCTGCAGACGGAGGTACAAAGGGAGAGATGTGGAGGATTTGATGTTGTTGGATGAACAGCCTCGGAGTCAGGGCTTTCCTCCTGCACTCAGCTACCCTTTTCAGGACGAGCAGCTGGAAGACGGCTCCTCATAG
- the tubgcp4 gene encoding gamma-tubulin complex component 4: protein MIHELLLALSGYPGTIFTWNKRTGLQVSQDLPFLHPSETSVLNRLSKLGSDYIRFTEFIEQHTGHVHPQEHHTNQPNQTGLHGIYLRAFCTGLDSMLQPYRQALLDLEQEFLGDPHLTISHVNYKLDQFQLLFPSVMVVVETIKSQKIHGCQILETVYKHSCGGLPPVRMALEKILAVCHGVMYKQLAAWMLHGLLLDQSEEFFVKQGPSAGGAAANQEEEEEDLGLGGLSGKQLRELQDLRLIEEENMLAPSLQQFSLRTEMLPSYIPIRVAEKILFVGESVQMFENHNHSPSRAGSILKHQEDLFAAELHRLKQQPLFSLVDFENLIDHIRSTVAEHLWTLMVEESDLLEQLKIIKDFYLLGRGELYQVFIDLAQHMLKTPPTAVTEHDVNVAFQQAAHKVLLDDDNLLPLLHLTVDYQGKDSKESTGPRDGATPPQETSPREVPPTGWAALGLTYKVQWPLHILFTPAVLEKYNVVFRYLLSVRRVQSQLQHCWALQMQRKHLKSSQTDAVKWRLRNHMAFLIDNLQYYLQVDVLESQFSQLLQQINSTRDFESIRLAHDHFLSNLLAQSFILLKPVFHCLNEILELCHNFCSLVSQTVVSLDERGTAQLDILVKGFRRQSSLLFKILSSVRNHQINSDLAQLLLRLDYNKYYTQAGGTLGSV from the exons ATGATTCACGAGCTGTTACTCGCGTTAAGCGGCTACCCGGGGACGATCTTCACATGGAACAAACGAACAGGACTGCAG GTGTCACAGGACCTTCCCTTCCTTCACCCCAGTGAGACCAGTGTCCTCAACCGGCTCTCTAAACTGGGCTCAGATTACATACGCTTTACAGAGTTCATAGAACAACACACGGGCCATGTGCATCCACAA GAACATCACACAAACCAGCCCAACCAGACAGGACTTCATGGAATTTACTTGCGGGCTTTCTGCACAGGGCTGGACTCCATGCTGCAGCCGTACAGACAGGCCCTGCTGGACCTTGAACAAGAG tttcttggaGATCCACATCTGACAATATCTCATGTCAATTACAAGCTTGATCAG TTTCAGTTGCTGTTTCCTTCAGTGATGGTGGTGGTAGAGACTATAAAATCACAGAAG ATCCATGGCTGTCAGATCCTGGAGACGGTGTACAAGCACAGCTGTGGGGGGCTTCCTCCTGTACGCATGGCCTTAGAGAA GATTCTTGCTGTGTGCCACGGTGTGATGTACAAGCAGCTAGCAGCCTGGATGCTGCACGGATTGCTGCTGGACCAAAGCGAGGAGTTTTTCGTGAAGCAGGGGCCCAgtgcaggaggagctgctgccaaccaggaggaagaggaggaggacctgGGGCTGGGAGGCCTGAGCGGGAAACAGCTCAGAGAACTGCAGGACCTG AGGCTGATCGAGGAGGAGAACATGTTGGCTCCGTCTCTCCAGCAGTTCTCACTGCGGACAGAGATGCTGCCTTCTTACATTCCCATCCGAGTGGCTGAGAAGATCCTGTTTGTTGGAGAATCAGTCCAGATGTTTGaaaaccacaaccacagccCATCTAGAGCTG gCTCCATACTGAAGCACCAGGAGGACCTGTTCGCTGCAGAGCTGCACAGACTCAAACAGCAGCCTCTCTTCAGCCTGGTGGATTTTGAAAATTTGATTGATCACATCAGGAGCACAGTGGCAGAG catctgtggacgctgATGGTGGAGGAGTCAGACCTGCTGGAACAGCTCAAG ATTATTAAGGACTTCTACCTGCTGGGTCGTGGCGAGCTCTACCAGGTCTTTATTGACCTTGCGCAGCACATGCTGAAGACGCCTCCAACAGCCGTCACTGAGCACG ACGTGAACGTGGCCTTTCAGCAGGCGGCTCATAAGGTGCTGCTGGACGACGACAACCTCCTGCCTCTGCTGCACCTCACGGTCGACTACCAGGGCAAAGACAGCAAAG aGTCGACGGGCCCCAGAGACGGAGCCACTCCTCCACAGGAAACCTCCCCTCGCGAGGTCCCGCCCACAGGCTGGGCGGCTCTCGGTCTCACCTACAAGGTTCAGTGGCCGCTGCACATCCTCTTCACTCCTGCTGTCCTGGAGAA GTACAACGTTGTGTTCAGGTACCTCCTGAGCGTTCGGCGGGTGCAGTCGCAGCTGCAGCACTGCTGGGCTCTACAGATGCAGAGGAAACACCTCAAGTCCAGCCAGACAGATGCTGTTAAGTGGAGACTACGCAACCACATGGCCTTCTTGATCGACAACCTGCAGTATTACTTACAG gtgGACGTGCTCGAGTCTCAGTTCTCTCAGCTGCTCCAGCAGATCAACTCCACCAGAGACTTCGAGAGCATCCGTCTGGCCCACGACCACTTCCTCAGTAACCTGCTCGCTCAGTCCTTCATCCTCCTGAAGCCG GTGTTTCACTGTCTGAACGAGATCCTCGAGCTGTGTCACAACTTCTGCTCGCTGGTCAGTCAGACGGTGGTGTCGCTGGACGAGAGGGGAACTGCTCAGCTGGACATCCTGGTCAAG GGCTTTCGACGCCAGTCCTCCTTACTGTTCAAAATCCTCTCGAGCGTCAGGAACCATCAGATAAACTCTGATCTGGCTCAGCTGCTACTGCGACTGGACTACAACAAATACTACACACAGGCTGGAGGCACCCTGGGCAG tgtTTAA